DNA sequence from the Nitrospirota bacterium genome:
TGGTCGCCAAGACCGTGCAGGAGATCGACATCCTCCTCACCCTCGCCGACGACGGAAACAAGAAGGTCAGGAGCGCCGCCCTCTACGGGCTGGGCCGTGCGGGGACCGACCGGGCGCGCTCCCGGCTTATCGGGTTCCTGGGGGACCGCGATCCCGAAATACGGAAGGCGGCGGTGGTGGGCCTCGGCGAGGCGCGCTACTGCTCCCCGGAACTGTTCAACGCCCTCATCGACCCCGACCAGTGGGTCAGGTTCTATGCCGTCAAGGCGGTCGCCTCCTCCTGCGACAGAGAGGAGGCGATCCGGGAGATAAGCGCCCTCTTGCACGATGCGTCCATTCCCGTCGTCATGTCCGTAATCGATGCCGTTGCCGCCCTGGGCGGACGGGAAGCGTATGAGACGCTCTCGGCCCACGGGGAGCACCCCAACCCGGATGTGCGGGATAAGATAAAGGAGGCCCTGGGCTCCCTATGATGTCACCGCTCGCCGAGGAGGTCTTCAGGCAGTTCAGGGATTTCATTTACGAGAAGTGCGGGATATTCATCCCCGACAACAAGAAATACTTTCTCGAGAACCGCCTGAGCAGAAGGATACAGGAAAAGAATCTCAAGGGGTATGGAGACTACCTCTACAACCTCAAGTACGACGCGGACAAGAGCGAGCTGTTCAAGCTCTATGACCTGATCACCACGAACGAGACCTTCTTCTTCCGCGAGCCGCAGCAGTTCGACGTGTTCAGCGGCGAGCTGCTGGACAGGGTCGTCGCGGAAAACGCGCAGTCGGGACGGCGGGAGCTGAAGGTCTGGTCGGCCGCCTCATCGACGGGTGAAGAGGCCTATACCGTTGCCATGATGCTGCTCGAGAAGCCCGAGCTCAACGGCATGAGAAAAGAGATACTCGCTTCCGACATCAGCGATCTGGTGCTGCAATCGGCAAAGACGGCTGTCTACGGGTCTTATTCGGTCAGGAATATTCCCGAGGTGTATCTCAAGAAGTACTTTACGAATACCGACCAGCAGTACGCCCTGGCGGCTCCCGTCAAGGCGATGGTGAAGTTCATGAGAATGAACCTCATCGACGAGCGGGAGATGAGGACGATGCGGGGCGTCGATGTCATCTTCTGCAGGAATGTCCTGATCTATTTCGACGATAAGGCCAAGCAGAAGGCGGTATCGCTGCTCTACGACGCCTTGCGGCCCAACGGGTATCTGATCATCGGCACCTCGGAAAGCCTTCACAACATAACGCGCGCTTTCCGGCCCGTGGTTATCAATAAGGTCATCATTTATCAGAAGGTATGAACACTGCACCAGGGGAGCATAACCATGAAGCTATTGATAGTTGACGACGATAAGACGACGCGCAAGCTTCTGAGCCTTTACCTGAAGGGAAAAGGCTACGAGGTCGTCACCGCGGAGAACGGGCTCGACGCCCTGGAGAAGCTGGGCACCGAGAGCATCAACCTCGTCATAACCGACATGAATATGCCCTACATGGACGGTATCGAGCTGGCTAGGACGCTGCGGGCGGACCCCGCGTGGAAGGCGATGCCCCTCATCATGGTGACCACCGAGGCAGACGACGATGAACGGAGCAAGGCGTATGAGGCGGGGGTCGACGACTACCTCGTGAAGCCGACGAATGCGGACAAGATACACGACAGTATCCGGGGAATTTTCGACAGGATTATTGACGGAGGTGAGAGCAATGTTTAACCTGACCCTGAAAGTGCTGGTAGTTGACGATTTCCCCACCATGCGGAGAATTGTGAAGAACCTCCTCAAGCAGCTGGGATTCGAGCATATCGATGAGGCTGAAGACGGGTCCCAGGCCCTCACCAAATTACGGAGCGGGAATTACGGCCTCGTCGTCTCGGACTGGAACATGCCGAATATGGAGGGAATAGAGCTCCTGCGGAATGTGAGGAAAGAGCCGGAGCCGCTGCGGGATGTCCCCTTTCTCATGGTAACCGCCGAGGCCGAGAAAGAGAAGGTGATCGAGGCGATCAAGGCGGGCGTCGATAACTACATCGTCAAGCCCTTTACCGCTGAAATTCTCAAAGAGAAGCTCGAAAAGATAGCAGAAAAGAAGAAATCGCTCAAAGCGGGGGCATGAGATGGCCGACGAGATGGATGAGATAATAACCGAGTTCGTAACCGAGGCCGAAGAAACCCTCGAGAAGATCGACCCCCTGTTCGTCGAGCTGGAGGCGAAGGGATACGATAAAAACATGCTGAACGAGATCTTCCGCGGCATGCATACGCTCAAGGGGGCCGCGGGGTTTTTAGGGTTCCAGCCGATCGTCGATGTCGCCCACCGCGCGGAGAGTATCATGAAGAAGCTCCGCGATGCCGAGATCGGGCTCACGCGCGAGCTCATGGATGTCATCCTGAAAAGCGTCGACCACCTGCGTCTGCTCATCTTTCATATCAAGCTCAAGGACGGCATCGAAGAGGATATCTCTTTGCTGTTGAAAGAGCTCGACGCGGCGCTCCTCTCCTCCGGGGCGTCGGCCCGGGCAGATGCTCCGGGAGCGCCGGGAGCGCCGGGAGGAGACGGCGGACAGGGAGAGCCTCCCGCCGTCGACGCCGAGGAGAAGGCTGAGATCGAGACCGATGAGCACGAGGCAGGGTCCTCTCACCCGCAGCCCCCGGCCGAGCCGGAACCCCGGGCCAGGGCTGCGGCCGTTTCCCCCTCCCCCGGACCCTCCTCCGATGAGCAGGTGCAGCAGCTGTCGAAAGAGCGGGAGGTGGTCTCGACGCTTCGCGTCGATGTTGCGAGGATCGACAAGGTAATGGACCTCGCCGGCGAGATCGTGCTGGCGCGGAACAGGCTTCTCAACCTGGCGACGAAGCTCGATCTGAGCTACTCCGACGACCCCCATGTCGAGAGCCTCGTCGAGACAACCGGATTCCTGGACAGGGTCACCTCGGACCTGCAGCTGGCGGTCATGAAGATGAGGATGCAGCCCATCCAGAAGGTCTTCGGGAAGTTCCCCCGCATGGTGCGGGACATGTCGAGGACCCTCGGCAAGGATATCGATCTCGAGATGTTCGGTGAGGATACGGAGGTGGACAAGACGGTCATCGAGAGCATCGGGGACCCCCTTGTCCATATTATAAGGAATTCCATAGACCACGGCATCGAGTCCGCTGGAGAGCGTGCGCAGAAGGGGAAGCCCCCGAAGGGGCGGATCATCATGAGCGCCTACCAGAAGGGTACGCATATCGTCATCGAGGTTTCGGATGACGGGAAGGGCATCGATGTGGAGGCGGTCAAGAGAAAGGCCCTCGCGAGGGGCCTCATCACGGACGAGGAAGCGCAGAAGATGTCGGACGACGCCGCGATCAACCTCATCTTTCTTCCCGGGTTTTCGACGAAAGAGATCTCTACCGAGCTCAGCGGCCGCGGCGTCGGCATGGATGTGGTGAAGACCAACGTGGCGAAGCTGAACGGGTACGTCGAGGTGATCACGAAAAAGGACGTGGGGAGCACCTTCAAGATCAGTCTCCCCCTGACCCTCGCCATCCTGCAGGCAATGATGGTCAGGATAGGGAGGGAGTTCTATGCGCTGCCGCAATCGATGATCGAGGAGACGCTCCGAGTGAAGAAGAGCGATATAAAGGATATTACCGGCCAGAAGGTACTGACCATCCGGGGACGGGTGATCCCCATGTTCGAGCTTGCCGAGGTGCTGGGCGTTGCGATGGACACCGGCGTCGGCCGCGATCACTGTTATGTCCTGGTCGCCCTCGTCGGGGACCGGAGGTTCTGCCTCGCCGTAGACGAGCTGCTCGGCCAGGAAGAGATCGTCATCAAAACGATCAACGGGATAGAGTCCGAGGAGTGCGGCATCCTGGGGGCGACGATCACGGGAGACGGGAGGGTTGTGCTCATCCTCGACTTTGCGGTCCTGTCCAGGAACGTTTTTGCGGGAGCCGCGAAGTAGCCGGGGAGAGGCGTTGACGAAAAGGAGGCGTTATGCAATATATCGGTTTTACCATGGACACGAATGAGTTTACCATCCCGATCCTCAAGGTGCAGGAGATAGTGAATCTTCCCCAGCTGACCAGGCTGCCCCAGGTGCCCGACTATATCGAGGGGATAACCAACCTCAGGGGCAAGGTCATCCCCATCATAAACCTGAGGCGGCTCGCCGGGATAGCGGGCGATTCGGTGGGGGAAAAGGTCATCGTCATTACCAGCGGACGCATCACCTTCGGCATACTCGTCGACGGTATCACCGGAGTGATCGCCCTGGACGAGTCGGAGATCGAGCCGCCCACGGACTTCAATACGTCCGCTATCGTTTCCGGCGTCGCCAGAGTAGACGACCGGCTCGTGGTGCTCCTCGATACGAAAAAGCTCATTCCCATGGAAGACGTGAGTATTTTTGAAGACGAGATATTCGAAGTGAAAGACAACGGCGACCAGGTCGAGGTGGTGAAGAGGATAGAGGGAATAGGCGGGGATATGATCGTCAAGGAGGTCCTCGACGCAAAGCACTTCTTCCAGAGGCGGGGGATCGATACCCAGGACCCGCGCTATGCCCTCTTCGACGAGATGATCGCCTTCATGAATGCGGTGAATAACCAGGAATACGAAAAGGCCGACGAGGCCATTCAGAATATCCTGAAGAAAGGCCAGAACGACCTGTTCCAGGAGGTCGGCAAGGTGACCCGGAAGCTGCACGACGCGATCAGGAGCTTCAAGGAGGCCCTCGACCCCAAGCTCAAGGATATGGCCACCACCGAAATGCCCAATGCCGTCGACAAGCTGCAGTTCGTCATCGAAAAGACGGAAGAGGCCGCCAACAAGACGATGGGGATCGTCGAAAAATACATATTGAGCATGGACGACCTCGCAGCGCATATACGGAGCCTGAAAGAGCCGGAAGAGTCGGTGAGCTATCTGAGGGAGTTCAAGAAGAGCCTCGAGGACGACCTCACCGAGATCCTGACGACGCAATCGTTTCAGGATTTGACGGGGCAGTCGATAAAGAAGGTAATCAAGCTCGTCGGCGATGTCGAGGAGGAGCTGGTGAAGATGATCACGACCTTCGGCGTCAAGATGGAGCAGGGGACGCCGAGCGAGAGCGTGGAGCATGAACAGATCGGCCAGTCCGACGTCGATGACCTGCTCAAGGAGTTCGGATTCTGAGAGGAACGGCACCACGCATCCGGGAACATCCCGATAGACGCATAACCTGCAAGGAGGGGAAATACCATGAAGACGGTAGGAAAGATTCTGGGGGTAGCAGCGCTGTTCATGCTGGTATGGGCGCTGAATGCGTACGCGAGCGAGATCAAGGTAGGGGCGGGAGCAGCGCCGACCGAAAATGTACTGAAGCCGATCAAGGAGCCCTTCGAAAAGGCCACGGGGCTGAAGCTCACGATCATCGCCTCGGGCCCGAAGATCGCGCTCCAGGACCTCGAAAAAGGGGCTGTCGATGCCGCGGCTGCCGGGCTGAGCTTCGATGACTGGATGGCGCTCATGAAAAAAGAGGGCGTCGAGGTGAGGGATGCCGGGGGATTCCAGCAGGCGCTTATCGGAAAGGACAAGATCGTTACTCTCGTACATAAAGAAAACACCGTGGCAAAACTCTCAAAAGACCAGCTCAAGGGAATTTTCACCGGGAAGATAACGAACTGGAAAGAGGTGGGGGGAAAGGATGCCCCGATCATCGTGGTATGGGGCAAGCTGATCCCGGGCACCAACAGCATGTATACAAAGCATATATTCGATGGAGAACCGGTGACGAAGGATATCCTCGACGCCACGACCGCCGAGGATGTGCGGCAGAACGTCGCCGCGAACCCCGAAGCGGTCGGCATCGGCCCGATGGCGGTCATCGATGCATCGGTGAGGTCGCCCGAGACGCCGGAGGTCGCGCGGCCTATCACCTTGCTCACCAAGGGGAATCCCGCTCCGAACATCCAGAAGCTCCTCGACTTCATAAAGGGTGAGGGGCAGAAGTATATCAAGCAGTAGCATGAAAACAACGGGCGAAGGCAGACCCGGTCTCTCCTGTCTTTGCCCGGAAGCCCTCATCGTATCTATACGGAAATAAGAGCGAATCGGGTCGGGGTGCGGGGGGAAGAGGTGATGGAATGACCATAAAAACAAAACTGACACTCAATGTCGTTATCGTAACGGTGATTGTCGCGGCCGTTGCGGTAACGAGTTTTATAGGAATGGGATCCGTCAGGAGCAAGCTCCATTACCTTACCGAGCGCAGTACCCCATTCCAGATGAGGACGGTAGAGTTCCAGAGGGTTATACAGGGGGCGACGGCAGACTTTACTAAAGTAGGCGTGTCAAGAACAAGAGAGGAGTACAAAACCTGTCGTGCAGAGGCCGAAAAGTCTCTTGCGGAGGTGAGAAAGACCCAGGGAGCGCTCGAGGCGCTTGCCGGCGATGCCAGGATGGAGACCGCCGATGAGCTCGGCAGGGTTGCGCAGGAGCTGTTTACTATCACCGAGGGAAGACTGAAAGCCGAAGAGGAGGCCCTGGCTGCAGCTGCCACGATTGCCCAGAGGCTCAAGGAGACATCACAGCGGCTGAGAGAGCTGGATTCCAAGATCAAGGGTCTTCAGCTGAACCGCTCGGCGGCGTTTGTCACCTCGCTGGAAGATACGAAAGGCATTTCTTCAAAGCTGCGGAACATAGAGACCCTGAAGGTCATCCTCAAGGACCTGCAGCTCGCGATATTCGAGATACAGCGGGCCGCGGACAAGAAAGCCCTCATCATCGCCAGGGGCAAGGCCAATGCCGCCGCGAGCAAGGCGTTCCAGAGCGATTATCTCAAGGACTGGATATCGAGGAACTTCTATTCCGATATAAAAGCGCTCACCGAGAAAGTCGAGGAGCTGGTAACGATACAGACCGCTCTCATGTCCCCTGCCGCTCCTGTCCCCGGGCAGCCGCTCCAGGCGAATGACGAAGCAAGAAAGAAGTTCGAGGCGGCCGGCAGCGAGGTCAGCGAGCGGCTTTCGGCAATCATGCTCGCCGTCGAGCAGGAGGTGCTGCTGGCAAGCGACAAGTACGGGGTCGAGACCGGGAGGCAAGGGGATGTCTTTACCCAGTCGAACATCGCAAACAGCGTATTGACGAGCAACTCCGAGCTGGTGGCCCTCGGCCTGTCGGCCGAAGGGCTGTCTACGAAACTCTTCACGCTTACGTCCGTTAAGGACGTCGATACGGTAAGCGCCGAGCTCGGGAAGGTCTTCGAGAGGGTAGGGAATGTCGAAAAGAATCTCGAGAGGGCGCTCCTGAAGCTCAATGCGAAAGAGGAGATGAAGCTGCTTAGCAGCGCCGAAGCTGCGCTCAATGCCGTACGCGGGACGCTGTTCGCCCAGGACGGCATTGTCGCGAAGATCCGCCATCAGCTCAGTATGAATGAAAAGGCGCTGCAGGCGATGGCGCGGCTCAGGGAGATCGTTGTCAGGCAGGCAGAAAAAGGGAAACAGACGGTGTCCACAGCCCAGGGAGAACAGGAGAAGGCGATCGGCACGGTCAACAGGATGGTCCATTTCAGCATGGGGCTCATCGGCGCCATCAGCCTCGGTGCGATCGTGTTCGGTATTCTCTTCGGCATATGGGTCTACCGCTCCATTGCCAACCCCCTGGCGCAGCTGATCACGGTCTCTGACAAGGTTGCGCAGGGGGATCTCGCCGTCGGCCTGAAGACGACGGCCCGGGACGAGATCGGCATGGTGCAGACCTCCATGGGGAAGATGGTGGACAACCTGAGGAATATTGTCGGGAAGATACGCACTGCCACGGGCAGCCTTGCGAGCAGCTCCGAGGAGCTGTCGGCTACCGCCGTAACGCTCGAGAAGGGGTCGCAGGACCAGGCCTTGCAGGTCGAGCAGTCGGCAACGGCGATGACCGAGATGTCGCAGACGACCCTCGATGTTGCGAAGAACGCCGCCGACACCTCCGGTGCTGCGCAGAAGATGAAGACCACGGCGATGCAGGGCAAAGAGGCGATGCATACGACCGTCCAGGAGCTGACGAAGTTCGCCGAGACCGTGAAGGAGTCGGCGGTCAAGGTCGAGTCGCTCGGCAGGAAGTCGGAAGAGATCAACGACATCGTCACGCTCATCAAGGAGATTGCCGACCAGACGAACCTGCTCGCCCTCAATGCGGCCATCGAGGCAGCCAGGGCGGGAGAGCAGGGGAGGGGGTTCGCGGTCGTTGCCGACAGCGTCAGGCAGCTCGCCGAGCGGACGACGGTGGCCGCAAACGATATCGCGAGCACGGTCCATACCATGCAGAGCGAAGTTGCCGACTCGGTAACCTTCATGAAAGAAGAGCGGGACTCGGTCGGTAAAGTGCTCGACCACGTCAACAGCACACTGAAGTCGATCGACGATATCGTGGCGTACGTAGAAGGGGTTGCGGATATGGTGCAGAGGATTGCGGCCGCCACCGAAGAGCAGTCGTCGGCTTCGGAAGAGGTCTCGCACAACATGGAAACCATCGCCGTTATCACGAGGCAGTTGAGCAGCTCGATATCCGAGATCAAGCGCGCCTCGGGCGATCTCTCCCATCTCGCGACCGAATTGAACGGCACGGCGAGCTGGTTTAAAGTGCAGGAGCGTTAAGAGAGGTCCCGTGATCGTAAAGGTGCTTATCGTAGACGATTCCGCTTTCATGAGGAATGCATTGACCGCTATGCTTTCCTCCGACCCGGAAATAAAGATCGTCGGTACCGCGCGGGACGGCCTCGAGGCGATCGAAAAGGTGCAGAGCCTCAAGCCCGACATCGTCACGATGGATGTCGAAATGCCGCGGATGGACGGCATCGAGGCGCTCCGGCATATCATGGGGACGAATCCTCTGCCGGTCATCATGGTCAGCTCCATCACGACCGAGGGCGCAAAAGTCACTCTCGATGCCCTCGACCTGGGCGCCGTCGACTTCATTCCTAAAAATCTCTCTGAGCTCTCCGTCAATATCGTCAAGATAAAAGAGATTCTCATAGACAAGATAAAGCATATGGGGCGGAGAGGCATCGCCAGTAAAGGGGCACGGCCGACGCTGCGCCGCCCTGTCATGAAGAGCGTTGAGCCGGTGGAGCAGATGCCGGCCAGGACCACGGGAGAGCGCAGGATCGGCATCGTCTCTATCGGGACGTCGACAGGGGGGCCCAAGGCGCTGCAGGAGATCATTCCCAGGCTCCCGAAGGATTTCCCTGTCCCCATCGTCATCGCCCAGCACATGCCGCCGAATTTCACCGCACCCTTCGCCGAGCGGCTCGACCAGCTGAGCCGGATCAGGGTAAAGGAGGCGGAAGAGGGGGAGGTCGTAAGACCCGGCGTCGCCCTCGTCGCCCCCGGCCGCGGGCATATGAGAGTGGCGAGGAGGAGGTCCCTCGAGACGGTGGTGACGATCTCGGAAAATAAAGACGACTTCATCTACAGGCCCTCCGTTGATGCGCTGATGTTCTCTATTGCCGAGTTCTTTCCCGGCCGGGCCCTCGGCGTGATCCTGACGGGAATGGGAAACGACGGGTGCAAGGGACTGGCAGCCCTGAAAAAGACGGGAGGAAGGATATTCGCACAGAACGAGGAGACCTGTGTCGTCTACGGCATGCCGAAGGCAGTGGTTGATGCGGGGATCGCGGATAAAGTATTATCTCTTGACGAGATCGCAGGTGAAATCGTCAATTCGGTTTAGGTGAGGGCTCATGCCGGGAAAGTCGGCAGGGGGAAGAAGAAGGATACTGGTTATCGATGATGAGCCCGACATCGCGGGACTGCTGAAGCTGTTTCTTGCCGGCCTGCACTACGAGGTCGATACGTTTCTGTCGCCGAGAGCGGGGCTCGATGCTCTGAAAGAGAACGGCTACTGGGCCGTCTTCTGCGATTATATGATGCCGCATCTGACCGGCGACAGGGTATACAGGGCGATAAAGGAGCTGGATAGCGCGCTGCTGGAACGGTTTGTACTGGTGACCGGCGCTGTTCTGGATGAACGGCTCGAACGATTTGTGGAGAGCGAGGGAGCACGCGTGCTGAACAAGCCGTTCAGGCTGGACGAAATCAAAGCTGTTCTGAAGGAGTTCGAAACATCATGAGAGAGGATGCACTCGAAAAGATCATCATGGAGACCGTGGACGTGCCGAGTCTCCCTCCCATTGCGGCGAAGGTGATGCAGCTGATCAGCAGCGATTACTCTTCCATAACCGAGCTCGAACGGCTCATAGAGAGGGACCAGGCTTTTTCGGCCCGGCTGCTGAGGATCGCCAACTCTCCTTACTACGGCCGGGGGAGGAGTATCGATACCGTATCAGCAGCCATTATTCTCATCGGTTTCAATTCGATGAAGTCGCTCGTCGCCGCCGCTTCGATGAAAGATATCCACCGCAGGTTCGGGCTCTTCGAGCAGCGCCACTGGGAGCACAGCCTCGGTGTCTCCCTCGCGGCGACGCTGCTCGCCAACGAGACCCAGATGATCTCCGGTGAAGAGGCGATGATCGGAGGACTGATCCACGATATGGGAAAGATCATCCTCAATAACAGCGTTCCCGAAACATACAGCCTGATCATAGAGCGCGTGTATGAGGAGGGACTCTCCTCGATACATGCCGAGAGCGAGATGCTCGGCTTCAACCACTGCAATGTAGGCGGGCTTATCGCGAGGAAATGGAAGCTGCCCAGGAGCCTCGAAGCGGCAATCGAGTACCATCATGCCGATACGTTCCCTCCGTTCGAGGATCAAAATTACGAGATACTCTGCCAGATCATACGGGTCGCCGACGCCATGTGTCTCCATTTAGGCATAGGGCTCAGGGCGGTGGTCGATCCCGATACCATAGGATTCTCGCAGATAGGATTGACCGGAAAGCAGTTCACCAGCCTCACGGAGCGCCTGAAGAAGGATTACATCGAGCAGAAGTCGCAGCTGCTCGAATAGAGGTGAAGAAGCTCGCTGCTGCCCCGATAAGAAAAGCGGATGACACCTGATGAAAGCATACGAGGGCCTTACAGTATACCGGGTTTGAGACCTGCGGACCAGACCCACGGCTTCCCGAGGAGACGCAGCCCCAAAGAGGGAAAAAGGGAGCGGAAGAAAGAGGAAGAGCCGCCGCCTCCCCGGGAAGACGATGACGCCCCTCCCGGAGGCAAGC
Encoded proteins:
- a CDS encoding substrate-binding domain-containing protein; its protein translation is MKTVGKILGVAALFMLVWALNAYASEIKVGAGAAPTENVLKPIKEPFEKATGLKLTIIASGPKIALQDLEKGAVDAAAAGLSFDDWMALMKKEGVEVRDAGGFQQALIGKDKIVTLVHKENTVAKLSKDQLKGIFTGKITNWKEVGGKDAPIIVVWGKLIPGTNSMYTKHIFDGEPVTKDILDATTAEDVRQNVAANPEAVGIGPMAVIDASVRSPETPEVARPITLLTKGNPAPNIQKLLDFIKGEGQKYIKQ
- a CDS encoding protein-glutamate O-methyltransferase CheR, with product MMSPLAEEVFRQFRDFIYEKCGIFIPDNKKYFLENRLSRRIQEKNLKGYGDYLYNLKYDADKSELFKLYDLITTNETFFFREPQQFDVFSGELLDRVVAENAQSGRRELKVWSAASSTGEEAYTVAMMLLEKPELNGMRKEILASDISDLVLQSAKTAVYGSYSVRNIPEVYLKKYFTNTDQQYALAAPVKAMVKFMRMNLIDEREMRTMRGVDVIFCRNVLIYFDDKAKQKAVSLLYDALRPNGYLIIGTSESLHNITRAFRPVVINKVIIYQKV
- a CDS encoding chemotaxis response regulator protein-glutamate methylesterase, producing the protein MVKVLIVDDSAFMRNALTAMLSSDPEIKIVGTARDGLEAIEKVQSLKPDIVTMDVEMPRMDGIEALRHIMGTNPLPVIMVSSITTEGAKVTLDALDLGAVDFIPKNLSELSVNIVKIKEILIDKIKHMGRRGIASKGARPTLRRPVMKSVEPVEQMPARTTGERRIGIVSIGTSTGGPKALQEIIPRLPKDFPVPIVIAQHMPPNFTAPFAERLDQLSRIRVKEAEEGEVVRPGVALVAPGRGHMRVARRRSLETVVTISENKDDFIYRPSVDALMFSIAEFFPGRALGVILTGMGNDGCKGLAALKKTGGRIFAQNEETCVVYGMPKAVVDAGIADKVLSLDEIAGEIVNSV
- a CDS encoding methyl-accepting chemotaxis protein, which encodes MTIKTKLTLNVVIVTVIVAAVAVTSFIGMGSVRSKLHYLTERSTPFQMRTVEFQRVIQGATADFTKVGVSRTREEYKTCRAEAEKSLAEVRKTQGALEALAGDARMETADELGRVAQELFTITEGRLKAEEEALAAAATIAQRLKETSQRLRELDSKIKGLQLNRSAAFVTSLEDTKGISSKLRNIETLKVILKDLQLAIFEIQRAADKKALIIARGKANAAASKAFQSDYLKDWISRNFYSDIKALTEKVEELVTIQTALMSPAAPVPGQPLQANDEARKKFEAAGSEVSERLSAIMLAVEQEVLLASDKYGVETGRQGDVFTQSNIANSVLTSNSELVALGLSAEGLSTKLFTLTSVKDVDTVSAELGKVFERVGNVEKNLERALLKLNAKEEMKLLSSAEAALNAVRGTLFAQDGIVAKIRHQLSMNEKALQAMARLREIVVRQAEKGKQTVSTAQGEQEKAIGTVNRMVHFSMGLIGAISLGAIVFGILFGIWVYRSIANPLAQLITVSDKVAQGDLAVGLKTTARDEIGMVQTSMGKMVDNLRNIVGKIRTATGSLASSSEELSATAVTLEKGSQDQALQVEQSATAMTEMSQTTLDVAKNAADTSGAAQKMKTTAMQGKEAMHTTVQELTKFAETVKESAVKVESLGRKSEEINDIVTLIKEIADQTNLLALNAAIEAARAGEQGRGFAVVADSVRQLAERTTVAANDIASTVHTMQSEVADSVTFMKEERDSVGKVLDHVNSTLKSIDDIVAYVEGVADMVQRIAAATEEQSSASEEVSHNMETIAVITRQLSSSISEIKRASGDLSHLATELNGTASWFKVQER
- a CDS encoding protein phosphatase CheZ is translated as MQYIGFTMDTNEFTIPILKVQEIVNLPQLTRLPQVPDYIEGITNLRGKVIPIINLRRLAGIAGDSVGEKVIVITSGRITFGILVDGITGVIALDESEIEPPTDFNTSAIVSGVARVDDRLVVLLDTKKLIPMEDVSIFEDEIFEVKDNGDQVEVVKRIEGIGGDMIVKEVLDAKHFFQRRGIDTQDPRYALFDEMIAFMNAVNNQEYEKADEAIQNILKKGQNDLFQEVGKVTRKLHDAIRSFKEALDPKLKDMATTEMPNAVDKLQFVIEKTEEAANKTMGIVEKYILSMDDLAAHIRSLKEPEESVSYLREFKKSLEDDLTEILTTQSFQDLTGQSIKKVIKLVGDVEEELVKMITTFGVKMEQGTPSESVEHEQIGQSDVDDLLKEFGF
- a CDS encoding response regulator gives rise to the protein MKLLIVDDDKTTRKLLSLYLKGKGYEVVTAENGLDALEKLGTESINLVITDMNMPYMDGIELARTLRADPAWKAMPLIMVTTEADDDERSKAYEAGVDDYLVKPTNADKIHDSIRGIFDRIIDGGESNV
- a CDS encoding chemotaxis response regulator CheY encodes the protein MFNLTLKVLVVDDFPTMRRIVKNLLKQLGFEHIDEAEDGSQALTKLRSGNYGLVVSDWNMPNMEGIELLRNVRKEPEPLRDVPFLMVTAEAEKEKVIEAIKAGVDNYIVKPFTAEILKEKLEKIAEKKKSLKAGA
- a CDS encoding HDOD domain-containing protein, which codes for MREDALEKIIMETVDVPSLPPIAAKVMQLISSDYSSITELERLIERDQAFSARLLRIANSPYYGRGRSIDTVSAAIILIGFNSMKSLVAAASMKDIHRRFGLFEQRHWEHSLGVSLAATLLANETQMISGEEAMIGGLIHDMGKIILNNSVPETYSLIIERVYEEGLSSIHAESEMLGFNHCNVGGLIARKWKLPRSLEAAIEYHHADTFPPFEDQNYEILCQIIRVADAMCLHLGIGLRAVVDPDTIGFSQIGLTGKQFTSLTERLKKDYIEQKSQLLE
- a CDS encoding chemotaxis protein CheA, with the protein product MDEIITEFVTEAEETLEKIDPLFVELEAKGYDKNMLNEIFRGMHTLKGAAGFLGFQPIVDVAHRAESIMKKLRDAEIGLTRELMDVILKSVDHLRLLIFHIKLKDGIEEDISLLLKELDAALLSSGASARADAPGAPGAPGGDGGQGEPPAVDAEEKAEIETDEHEAGSSHPQPPAEPEPRARAAAVSPSPGPSSDEQVQQLSKEREVVSTLRVDVARIDKVMDLAGEIVLARNRLLNLATKLDLSYSDDPHVESLVETTGFLDRVTSDLQLAVMKMRMQPIQKVFGKFPRMVRDMSRTLGKDIDLEMFGEDTEVDKTVIESIGDPLVHIIRNSIDHGIESAGERAQKGKPPKGRIIMSAYQKGTHIVIEVSDDGKGIDVEAVKRKALARGLITDEEAQKMSDDAAINLIFLPGFSTKEISTELSGRGVGMDVVKTNVAKLNGYVEVITKKDVGSTFKISLPLTLAILQAMMVRIGREFYALPQSMIEETLRVKKSDIKDITGQKVLTIRGRVIPMFELAEVLGVAMDTGVGRDHCYVLVALVGDRRFCLAVDELLGQEEIVIKTINGIESEECGILGATITGDGRVVLILDFAVLSRNVFAGAAK
- a CDS encoding response regulator, producing MPGKSAGGRRRILVIDDEPDIAGLLKLFLAGLHYEVDTFLSPRAGLDALKENGYWAVFCDYMMPHLTGDRVYRAIKELDSALLERFVLVTGAVLDERLERFVESEGARVLNKPFRLDEIKAVLKEFETS